In the genome of Corticium candelabrum chromosome 18, ooCorCand1.1, whole genome shotgun sequence, the window cacacacacacacacacacacacactcacacacacacacacacacacacacacacacacacacatgtgcacatacacacatacagacacatggacacacaaacacacacacatgtgcacacacacacacacacatggacacacgcacacatggacacacacacacacacacatgtgcacatacacacatacagacacatggacacacaaatacacacacacacacacacacacacacacacacacacatggggacacacacacacacacacacacacacacacacacacacacacacacacgtatgtgcacatacagacacatggacacacacacacacacacacatggacacacaaacacacacacacacacgtgcacacacacacacggacacacacacacacacacacacacacacacacatttatgtCCAGTCCAGTTTTCCCACATAATTGCCTAGTTGAAATTAATTACAGATGTTATTCTGGACCACATGGTCGCTTCTCGTCAACTCGAAGAAATCCATCGTCATCGTGTCCTCGAAACCATACTACTAAAACATCGTCACTACGGCGATCACCACCACTCCCATCACCACAAAGGCATCCTGCAAGCCATCAAAGGCTCATTCGGTCGACATCTAGACGAACTAGACCAAGGCAACTCAAGAACCGGATCACATGCCAGTTTGACAGGAACATCTGGTGAGAATGCTGGAGATCATGCAGATAAAGGAGACGGACACTCACGAAACATGTCGTCAGCCTCAGGACTCACACATCAGGCAAAGGTGTGCACATTTTCAATGTACCTTTTTGTGCCGCTCTGATTGTCTCTAGAGGCCTTTTCACACTTGAAGCGCATTAAATTGTGTTTTAATCCACTTTGCAGCAGATGTGCATTGGATGTGCATTGATTTGTTTCACGCTAGGAAAACGCAAGGCGCGTCAACGTTataaaatgtctgtctgtttgtttgtctgtttgtttgtttgtttgttagtctgtttgtctgtctgtctctttgtatgtgtgtctgtgtgtcagtttgtttgtttgtttgtttgtctgtctgtctgtctgtctgtttgtttgtatgtttgtttgtctatctctttgtatgtgtgtctgtctgtctgtctgtctgtttgtatgtttgtttgtctgtctctttgtatgtgtgtttgtctgtctgtctgtctgtctgtctgtacgtgcgGTCATCATGACTGCCAGTCTCTTCACAAAGATGGTTCTCTATCTTTgcttacagtacagtacgtccATCTACACCATCAGCACAGCATAGAGAGAGAACATAGATCCTACTGCCTATACCGACATGAAGAGCCGCTGTGCCACATGCAACAGCCAATGCACATCAAATTCACTCCAAACCACCTCCATATGCACCTTGAGCAAATGCacattgaattcaattgacagccaatgcgcatgcgtattagGTGTGAAAACGCCAATATGCATTAATGCACATTCAGTGCACTTGGGTGTTTAGTGTGAAAGGCCTTAACACTTATTGCCATGCGTTTAGGAGCCATCCTTGATGAAAAAAATTCCACCCGGCTCTGAGGCTTCAAACGTTCTTGTCGGTGAGCTTAACTTCCTTACTGAGCCGCTCATTGCGTTTGTTCGATTGCACGATGCCGTCACTCTCGGTGACCTCACGGAGATTCCGTTGCCCACACGATTTATTTTCTTGTTGTTGGGTCCGTTGGGTAGCCAGCAGGCGAATCATGAGGTTGGACGTTCGATATCGACGCTTATGAGTGATCCTTTGTTTCATGATGTCGCGTATAAGGCGAAGAGCAGGGAAGACGTGCTTGCTGGGATCGACTTGTTTCTAGATCAGGTgagggttgtgtgtgtgtgtgtgtgtgtgtgtgtgtgtgtgtgtgtgtgtgtgtgtctgtgtgtctgtgtctgtgtctgtctgtgtgtgtttgtctgtctgtctgtccatttgcatgtgtgtatgtgtctgtccatgtgtgtgtgtgtctgtccatgtgtgtgtgtgtgtttgtccattttgtgtgtgtgtgtttgtccatttgtgagtgtgtccatgtgtatgtctgtccgtgtgtgtgtgtgtgtgtgtgtgtgtgtccatgtgtgtccatgtgtgtgtctgtctctgttgtgtgtgtttgtccgtgtgtctgtctgtccatttgtgtgtgtttgtgtgtgtgtctgtccatgtgtgtctgtctgtccatttgtgagtgtgtccatgtgtatgtctgttcgtgtgtctgtgtgtgtgtgtgtgtgtgtgtgtctgtttgtctgtctgcctgtctgtctgtccgtgtgtgtgtgtgtgtgtccatgtgtatgtctgtgcgtgtgtgtgtgtgtctgtccgtgtgtgtgtgtgtctgtctgtctgtgtctgttgtgtgtgtgtgtgtgtgtgtgtgtgtgtgtgtgtgtgtccatgtgtatgtttgtccgtgtgtgtgtgtgtgtgtgtgtgtccatgtgtttgtttgtccatttgcgtgtgtctgtgtgtgtgtttctccattttgtgtgtgtgtgtgtgtgtgtgtgtgtgtgtgtgtgtgtgtgtgtgtgtgtgtgtgtgtgtgtgtgtgtgtgtttctccatttgtgtgtctatgtttgtaaatttgtgtgtctgtgtgtgtgtttctccattttgtgtgtgtgtgtttgtccatttgtgtgtctgtgtttgtacatttgtgtgtctgtgtttgtccatttgtgagtgtgttcatgtgtatgtctgtccgtgtgtctgtctgtctgtctgtctgtccgtgtgtgtgtgtgtgtgtgtgtgtgtgtgtgtgtgtgtgtgtgtgtcactgtgtgttgtgtgcccGTGCGTGGGCATCCATGTGTATATGTTCTCGTGTAAATTAGTATTTAAATCTAATGATGCTGTTCTAGGTTGTCGTCCTTCCTCCTGGAGAATGGGATCCTACCATTCGTATTGAACCTCCTAAACAACTCCCATCAGccgaagaaagaaagaaatcatTTTGTCATCCCCCAATGCCCTCAGCTATAGACCAACCCAAACATCATGCCCCCACAGGTCACAAGAGATCAGGCAGTAATGCTGGTGCTGGAGGGGAAGATGGAGGAGGTGATGGGAATGTGACAACAGCAAGAGTTGGTGATGGAGGTAATAACAATCAGGAGGATCATGCCGATCCAACTCTGAAGAAAACAGGAAGGtattacatgtgtgtgtgtttgtgtgtttgtgttttgtatgtgcgtgtgtgtgtgtgtgtgtgtgtgtgtgtgtgtgtgtgttttgtgtgtgtatgtttgtgtttgtttgtgtgtgtttgtatgtgtttgtgtgcgtgtgtgtgcatgtgtgtgtctgtgtgtgtgtgtgtgcatgcgtgtgtgcctgtgtgtttgtgcctgtgtgtgtgcctgtgtgtgcatgcgtgtgtgcgtgcatgtgtgtgtgtgtgtgtgtgtgtgtgtgcgtgcgcgcgcgcgcaacaACTTTTCATTTCAATCTTTGTAagtgttttgtattgtgtCTTCACCAGGTTGTTTGGCGGTTTAATCGCAGACGTTCGTCGCAAGGCTAAATTCTATAAAAGCGACTTTGCTGATATATTTAACCTGCAGATCATCTCATcgattatttttatttattttgctGTGATCTCTCCTGCAATTACGTTTGGTGGTTTACTAGGAGACAAGACGGACAACCATCAAGTAAGCCAATGTCTTGATCTAGGTTTTACATGAAAgtatcgtgtgtgtgtgtgtgtgtgtgtgtgtgtgtgtgtgtgtgtgtgtgtgtgtgtctatgtgtatgtccatgtttgtgtgtgtgtccatgtttgtgtgtgtgtttgtccatgtttgtatgtgtgtgtgtgtgtgtgtccatgcgtgtgtgtgtgtccatgtttgtgtgtgtgtgtgtgtgtccatgcgtgtgtgtgtgtgtgtccatgtttgtgtgtgtgtgtgtgtgtgtgtgtgtgtgtgtgtgtccaagcatgtgtgtggctgtgtgtgtccatgtgtgtgtccatgcacatgtgtgttcCTGTGCGTGTCCATGTGTATatccatgcatgtgtgtggctgtgtgtgtccatgtgtgtccatgcacgtgtgtgtgtgtgtgtgcacgcgtgtgtgtgtgcatgcgtgtgtgtgtgtacatgtgtgtgtgcatgtgcgtgtctgtgtgtctctccgtgtgtctttctgtgtgtgtctgtgtgtctatgtgtgtcactgtgtgtgtccacgtgtgtgcatgcgtgcgtgtctcACTGCTTCATTCAGTTGCCTTTGTATTTGtcatttcatttatttatCTTTTCTCTTAGGCTGCCTTTGAAAGCGTCCTATCTGTGTCCATTACTGGCATCGTCTGGTCCTTTGCAGGTGGCCAACCAATAATCAAACTCGGACCCACCGGTCCAATGCTCATATTCGAAGAAATTCTATACGATTTCTGTAACGGCCGAGAAGGCCTCGATTACCTTGCATTCCGTTTCTGGATCGGCGTGTGGACGACTCTTTTCTGTCTCATCCTCGTCGCAACGGACGCGTCCGTACTCGTTCGCTACGTCACCCGCTTCACCGAGGAAACATTTTCCGTCCTCATTTCCGTCATCTTCATATACGAAGCCCTAAAAAAATTGGCAGAAATCAGTTCGAAGTATTCGTCCGCACCGTGTCTCAACTGTGTGTGTAACTGTACGGTGAATGGCACCACCGTGAATGGCACCACCATGAACGGATTCGTCGTCGCCATGTTCCCGATGCAAACGGCCAACGCGAGCTGCAACGACTTCGGCACAATGAACAACCTGACGACGACGTCCGTGTGCCCTGAGATTACCGGCTTTCGAGAAgtcttctttctgtctgtcattctgatGTTTGGGACGTTCTTTCTGGCTCTTTACTTGAAGGGCTTCAAGCAGACTTCGTATTTGCCCGCACGAGCTCGTCAGATCGTCAGCGATTATGCGGTTGTTGTTGCCGTCATATTTTGGATTGTCATCGATGTCGCGTTTTCGGTTGATACTCCGAAGTTGAGTGTGCCTGATAAGTTTCAGCCGACGAGGAACGATCGTGAGTTTGTGATCAGTCCCGTGCCGTCGGGGTTTCCTGCTTGGGCTCCGTTTGCTGCTATTTTGCCGGCATTGCTGGTGACGATACTTTTGTTTATGGATCAGCAGATTACGGGGATCATTGTTAATCGGAAGGAAAACAAGATGAAGGtatgatgtctgtctgtctgtctgtctgtctgtctgtgcatgtgtctgtttgtctgtctgtctgtctgtctatctgtctgtttgtctgtctgtttgtctgtctgtctgtgtgtttgtctgtctgtctgtttatgtgtttgtctgtgtgtctgtgtctgtgtttgtctgtctgtgtgtctgtgtttgtcatgtttgtgtttgtctgtgtgtgtgtgtctgtctgtgtttgtctgcctgtttgtctgtatgtttgtctgtctgtttgtctgacaggttggctgtgtttgtttgtctgtctgtctgtatgtttgtttgtatgtttgtctgtctgtctggcagtctggctgtgtttgtctgtctgtctgtctgtctgtccatctgtttgtttgtatgtttgtctgtctgtctgtctgtctatctgtgtgtctgttcatctgtttgtttgtttgtttgtttgtttgtttatctgcctctctgtcagcttgtttgtcgatttgtctgtctattgtttgctctgtgtgtgtgtgtgtgtgtgtgtgtgtgtgtgtgcacgcatgtatgtgtacgtgtgtgtgactgtcatAAACCAATCTTCTAAACCATTGCTTCTGTCTTACAGAAAGGGGCTGGTTATCATCTTGACTTGTTTATAGTTTGCATCCTTTTTTTTATCTGTTCCCTTCTGGGTCTCCCATGGGTCGTCGCTGCTACAGTTCAGTCAATAACTCATGTCAACAGTTTGCAAGTATTCAGCAAGACCCAAGCACCCGGAGAACAACCAAAGTTTTTGGGAATCaggtacaacacacacacacacacacacacacacacacacacacacacacacacacacacacacacacacacacacacacacacacacggcatgcacacacacacacacacacacacacacacacacacacacaccaccgcacacacacacacacacacacacacacacacacacacacacacacacacacacacacacacacacacacacacacacactcacacacacacacacacacacacacacacacacacactcacacacacacactcacacacacacacacacacacacacacacacacacacacacacaagtttgtgtatacatactgtatttgtatgtattgcatGTGTTCACGTCGTGTGACCTCATTCCTGTAGGGAGCAGCGTGTGACTTCACTCGTCGTCTCAATACTTGCCGGAGTTTCACTTCTCATGACACCATTACTGAACGTCAGTACATAGTGGACAATTTTTATGACGTCACAGACGTGCAGTTGTGGCATTCTAGATCATTCCCATGCCAGTATTGTATGGCCTGTTTCTATACATGGGTGTGGCCTCTCTTCAAGGTGTTCAGGTTGATGTTTGTTGGTTGTGAGTTTGGGTGgcgtgtgtgacagtgtgttgttgtagtttgttGAACGTGTGTTAATACTTTTTATGCCTCCGAAGTATCAGCCGGATCGTTACTATATTCGTCATGTTGTCAATAAGAAGATACATTTGTTTACTTTGATTCAGTTGGTTTGTCTTGGAGCTCTTTGTGTGGTCAAGCTCACGCCGGCCGCGATTGTGTTGCCAGTGTTGGtgagttgtctgtctgtgtgtgtgtgtgtgtgtgtgtgtgtgtgtgtgtgtgtgtgtgtctgtctgtctgtctgtctgtctgtctgtttgtgtttctgtctgtctgtgtttctgtctgtctgtttgtgtttttgtctgtttgtgtgtctgtctgtctgtttgtgtgtctgtctgtctgtctgtgtgtctgtctgtctgtctgtgtgtctgtctgtctgtgtgttgatctgtttgtctgtctgtctgtctgtgtgtggtctatttgtttgtctctctgtttgtctgcttgtctgtttgtgtgtctgtctttctgtctgtctgtctgtttgtttgagtgtctgtctgtttgtttgtctgtgtgtctgtctttctgtttgtgtgtctgtctgtttgtctgcttgtctgtttgtttgtctgtctttctgtctgtctgtctgtttgtgtgtctgtctgtctgtttgtttgtctgtgtgtctgtctttct includes:
- the LOC134193556 gene encoding electrogenic sodium bicarbonate cotransporter 1-like isoform X1 is translated as MYAAVDPQAHQVGSAARCDDREIASHHRVLVFGLEEPYRPRKRHEGHHHSHHHHGRHGHHSHHHHHHQRGRTHGSHSKSGKEGRARHRLTVEGQDSSPLGSDASPNEPPSERVKFIIGEDNDMNDTPTVFTELEELCENKDHKLEWKETARWIKFEEDVEHAGDKWSKPHVATLSLHSLFELRHCILKGNVILDLEATNLEQITDVILDHMVASRQLEEIHRHRVLETILLKHRHYGDHHHSHHHKGILQAIKGSFGRHLDELDQGNSRTGSHASLTGTSGENAGDHADKGDGHSRNMSSASGLTHQAKEPSLMKKIPPGSEASNVLVGELNFLTEPLIAFVRLHDAVTLGDLTEIPLPTRFIFLLLGPLGSQQANHEVGRSISTLMSDPLFHDVAYKAKSREDVLAGIDLFLDQVVVLPPGEWDPTIRIEPPKQLPSAEERKKSFCHPPMPSAIDQPKHHAPTGHKRSGSNAGAGGEDGGGDGNVTTARVGDGGNNNQEDHADPTLKKTGRLFGGLIADVRRKAKFYKSDFADIFNLQIISSIIFIYFAVISPAITFGGLLGDKTDNHQAAFESVLSVSITGIVWSFAGGQPIIKLGPTGPMLIFEEILYDFCNGREGLDYLAFRFWIGVWTTLFCLILVATDASVLVRYVTRFTEETFSVLISVIFIYEALKKLAEISSKYSSAPCLNCVCNCTVNGTTVNGTTMNGFVVAMFPMQTANASCNDFGTMNNLTTTSVCPEITGFREVFFLSVILMFGTFFLALYLKGFKQTSYLPARARQIVSDYAVVVAVIFWIVIDVAFSVDTPKLSVPDKFQPTRNDREFVISPVPSGFPAWAPFAAILPALLVTILLFMDQQITGIIVNRKENKMKKGAGYHLDLFIVCILFFICSLLGLPWVVAATVQSITHVNSLQVFSKTQAPGEQPKFLGIREQRVTSLVVSILAGVSLLMTPLLNIIPMPVLYGLFLYMGVASLQGVQFVERVLILFMPPKYQPDRYYIRHVVNKKIHLFTLIQLVCLGALCVVKLTPAAIVLPVLVLSLVLVRRLMNFLFHKEDLEILDDQLPEFIKRKHADEKKRKAKGRNMSHTQLVPTAASNASIQINISAEVDQCSVWKHLNDETTVRNRKRQQENGPGPPVIEEVTETPTIVIEPSVSTYHESSV
- the LOC134193556 gene encoding sodium-driven chloride bicarbonate exchanger-like isoform X2, whose product is MYAAVDPQAHQVGSAARCDDREIASHHRVLVFGLEEPYRPRKRHEGHHHSHHHHGRHGHHSHHHHHHQRGRTHGSHSKSGKEGRARHRLTVEGQDSSPLGSDASPNEPPSERVKFIIGEDNDMNDTPTVFTELEELCENKDHKLEWKETARWIKFEEDVEHAGDKWSKPHVATLSLHSLFELRHCILKGNVILDLEATNLEQITDVILDHMVASRQLEEIHRHRVLETILLKHRHYGDHHHSHHHKGILQAIKGSFGRHLDELDQGNSRTGSHASLTGTSGENAGDHADKGDGHSRNMSSASGLTHQAKEPSLMKKIPPGSEASNVLVGELNFLTEPLIAFVRLHDAVTLGDLTEIPLPTRFIFLLLGPLGSQQANHEVGRSISTLMSDPLFHDVAYKAKSREDVLAGIDLFLDQVVVLPPGEWDPTIRIEPPKQLPSAEERKKSFCHPPMPSAIDQPKHHAPTGHKRSGSNAGAGGEDGGGDGNVTTARVGDGGNNNQEDHADPTLKKTGRLFGGLIADVRRKAKFYKSDFADIFNLQIISSIIFIYFAVISPAITFGGLLGDKTDNHQAAFESVLSVSITGIVWSFAGGQPIIKLGPTGPMLIFEEILYDFCNGREGLDYLAFRFWIGVWTTLFCLILVATDASVLVRYVTRFTEETFSVLISVIFIYEALKKLAEISSKYSSAPCLNCVCNCTVNGTTVNGTTMNGFVVAMFPMQTANASCNDFGTMNNLTTTSVCPEITGFREVFFLSVILMFGTFFLALYLKGFKQTSYLPARARQIVSDYAVVVAVIFWIVIDVAFSVDTPKLSVPDKFQPTRNDREFVISPVPSGFPAWAPFAAILPALLVTILLFMDQQITGIIVNRKENKMKKGAGYHLDLFIVCILFFICSLLGLPWVVAATVQSITHVNSLQVFSKTQAPGEQPKFLGIREQRVTSLVVSILAGVSLLMTPLLNIIPMPVLYGLFLYMGVASLQVC